The nucleotide sequence ACGCGCTGACCGCAGACGCGCTGGCACTGATCCAGGGCTGGCCCGCCGAGGAGCGCTTCGCGGGATCGCGCCTGGTGTTCGTGACGCGTGGCGCGGTCGCGGACGGCGACGACGAGGTCAAGGACATCGTCGCCGCCTCGGTATGGGGTCTGGTCCGCTCGGCGCAGACGGAGAACCCCGGCAGCTTCGGACTGATCGACCTGGGCTCGGACGAGACGTCAACCAACCCTCTGGCGGCGGCTCTTGGCATCGACGAGCCGCAACTTCTCCTCCGCGAAGGCGGAATCCGGGCGGGACGGCTGGCCCGGGTGGTCGTCGGCTACGACCGCGCCGAGCACGCCTGGGACGCCGAGGGCACGGTGTTGATCACCGGTGGCACGGGCGGTCTGGGCGGTGTGCTCGCGCGGCACCTGGTGGCTGAGCGCGGCGTACGGCAGCTGCTGCTGGTGAGTCGGCGGGGCGCGAACGCGCCGGGCGCCGAGGAGTTGGTGGCGGAGCTTGAGCGACAGGGTGCCGAGGTCGCCGTCGAGGCGTGTGATGTGGCGGATCGTGAGGCGCTGGCGGCGCTGCTCTCCGTGTATTCCGTCTCCGCCGTGGTGCATACGGCGGGGGTGCTGGACGACGGTGTGGTCGGTTCGCTGACTCCTGAGCGGCTGGACACGGTGCTGCGTCCTAAGGCGGACGCGGCCTGGAACCTGCATGAGCTGACCCGTGATCTCGACCTGTCCGCGTTCGTGGTGTTCTCGTCCGTGGCCGGTCTGTTCGGCGGCGCGGGACAGGCCAACTACGCGGCGGCGAACGCCTTCCTGGACGCGTTGGCCGCTCGTCGGCGGGCCGAGGGCCTGCCCGGTGTGTCGCTGGTCTGGGGCCCGTGGGACCAGTCCGGTGGGATGACCGGAAGCGTGACCGAAACGGACATGCGACGGATGGAGAAAGCGGGCATGCCGCCGCTCTCCGCCGACCAGGGTGTGGCGCTGTTCGACACGGCGCTCGCCACCGGGGAGTCCGTGGTCGCGCCGGTACGGCTCGACCTGGCGGCGTTGCGAGCACAGGGCGAAGTCCCGCCACTGCTGCGGTCGTTGATCCGTACCCGCACCCGAAGGACCGCGGTGGCCGGGGCAGCGACCGCCACCGGGCTCGCCGCCCGGCTGGCCCGACTCGACCCCGTTCAGCGGCAGGAGGCGCTGCTCGACCTCGTACGGGGTCAAGTCGCCCTCGTACTCGGCCACGCCGGCTCGGCGGCCGTTGACGCGGCCGTCCAGTTCCGGGACCTGGGCTTCGACTCGCTGATGGCGGTCGAGCTGCGGAACCGGCTGTCGCAGGTGACGGGCCTGCGCCTCACCGCCACGCTGATCTTCGACTATCCGACGGCGAGTGTGCTCGCCGACCATCTGCGTGACGAGTTGTTCGGGACGGAGGCCGACGCCTCGGTCCCGGTCCGGCTGCTGCCGTCGCTCGCCGACGATCCGATCGTGGTCGTCGGGATGAGCTGCCGCTATCCCGGCGGGGTGACCTCGCCGGAAGATCTGTGGCGGCTGGTGAGTGAGGGGACGGACGCTATCTCCCCCTTCCCGGTGAACCGTGGCTGGGACGTGGAATCGCTCTACCACCCGGACCCGGCCAACAAGGGCACGTCCTATACGCGTTCGGGCGGGTTCATGCATGACGCGGGCGAGTTCGACCCGGAGTTCTTCGGGATGAGCCCCCGTGAGGCGATGGCGACCGACTCGCAGCAGCGGCTGCTGCTGGAGGCGTCGTGGGAGGCCGTCGAGCGGGCGGGAGTCGACCCGCGGTCGCTGCGCGGCAGCGCGACGGGCGTGTTCGCCGGTGTGATGTACAGCGACTACGGCACCACGCTCAACGGCAAGGACTTTGAAGGCCACCAGGGCCAGGGCAGCGCGGGCAGCGTGGCATCCGGCCGCGTCTCCTACACCTTCGGGTTCGAAGGGCCCGCGGTCACGGTGGACACGGCGTGCTCGTCGTCGCTCGTGGCGATGCACCTGGCGGCGCAGGCGCTGCGCACCGGCGAGTGCTCCATGGCGCTGGCCGGCGGTGTGACGGTGATGTCGACGCCGGGCGCCTTCGTGGAATTCTCCCGGCAGCGGGGGCTGGCCCCCGACGGGCGGTGCAAGGCGTTCTCCGAGTCGGCCGACGGGGTCGGCTGGTCCGAGGGTGTCGGCATGCTCGTCCTGGAGCGCCAGTCCGACGCGCTGCGCAACGGGCACGACATCCTGGCCGTGCTGCGTGGCAGCGCGATCAACCAGGACGGGGCGTCCAACGGCCTCACCGCGCCCAACGGCCCTTCGCAGCAGCGGGTGATCCGGCAGGCGCTCGCCGGTGGTGGACTCTCCGCCGACGACGTCGATGTGGTGGAGGCGCATGGTACGGGTACGTCGCTCGGTGACCCGATCGAGGCGCAGGCGCTGCTCGCGACGTACGGCAGGGACCGTGACCCGGAGCGGCCGTTGCTGCTCGGTTCTGTGAAGTCCAACATCGGCCACACGCAGGCCGCCGCGGGCGTCGCCGGGGTCATCAAGATGATCATGGCGATGCGGCACGGCAGCCTCCCGCGGACACTGCACGTCGATGCGCCGTCCTCCCATGTGGACTGGACCGAGGGCGCGGTGGAGCTGCTGACGGAGGCCACCGAATGGCCCGAGTCCGGTCATGCACGCCGTGCGGGTGTGTCGTCGTTCGGCATCAGCGGTACGAACGCGCACGTCATCCTGGAACAGCCCGCGTCGGCGGCCACCCCCGCGCCTGCGCCCGAGCTGCCTGACACGGCGGTGCCGTGGCTGCTCTCGGGCCGGACGGCGGACGCCTTGCGGGACCAGGCGGCCCGGCTGCTGTCCGTGGTCGAGACGCGGCCCGAGCTGCGTCCGGTGGATGTCGGCTTCTCGCTGGCCACCAGCCGTTCGGGCTTCGAGCACCGAGCGGTGGTACTGACCGCCGACCCGGCCGACCGGCTGCGGGCACTCACCGCGCTGGCGGCCGGTGAGCCCGACCCGCTCGCCGTCTCCGGCACCGCGACCGGCGGACGGACAGCGCTGCTGTTCTCGGGTCAGGGCAGCCAGCGGCTGGGGATGGGACGCGAACTGTACGAGCGCTTCCCCGTCTTCGCCGAGGCGCTGGATGCCGTACTTGCCCAGCTGGACGGTGAGTTGGGCCGTCCGCTGCGGGATGTCATCTGGGGTGACGACGTGGAGCTGCTGAACGAGACCGGCTATACCCAACCGGCATTGTTCGCGGTCGAGGTGGCGTTGTTCCGGCTGGTCGAGTCGTGGGGTGTCACCCCGGACTTCGTGGCGGGCCACTCGATCGGTGAGATCGCGGCGGCCCATGTCGCCGGGGTCTTCTCACTGACCGACGCCGCGCGTCTGGTCGTGGCCCGTGCCGGACTGATGCAGGCACTCCCGGCCGGCGGCGCCATGGTCGCCGTCCAGGCGGCAGAGGACGACGTCACCCCGCTACTGACCGACGGCGTGTCGATCGCAGCCGTCAACGGACCCTCGTCCGTGGTGCTTTCGGGCGCCGAGGACGCGGTGCTGGAGGTCGCGGCGCTGCTGGCGGAGCAGGGCCGTAAGACAAGCCGGCTGACTGTCTCGCACGCCTTCCACTCGCCGCTGATGGACCCGATGCTGGCGGACTTCCGCGCGGTGGTGGAAACACTGTCCTTCGAGACGCCGCGCATCCCCGTCGTGTCGAACCTGACCGGCGGCCTGGCGGCGCCCGACGAGCTGTGCTCGGCCGAGTACTGGGTACGGCACGTCCGCGAGGCCGTCCGCTTCGCCGACGGGGTAAGGACCCTCGCCGAACAAGGCGTCACCACGTTCCTGGAGTTGGGGCCGGACGGCGTACTCTCCGCGATGGCCCAGGAGTCCGTGGAGGACGGCGTGGTGACCGTCCCGGTCCTGCGCAAGAACCGGGACGAAGAACCCACCGCACTCGCCGCTCTTGCTCATGTGCACGCGCACGGTGCCACGGTGGACTGGAGCGGATTCTTCGCCGGAACGGGCGCACGGCGCGTCGAGTTGCCCACGTACGCCTTCCAGCACCAGTGGTTCTGGCCGGCCGGTTCACCGTCGGCCGCGGGTGACGTGCGCGCGGCCGGGCTGGGCTCCGCCGAGCACCCGCTGCTGGGCGCTTCGGTCGAACTCGCCGCAGGGCAAGGTGTGGTGTTCACCGGCAGGCTCTCTGTCCAGTCGCATCCGTGGCTGGCCGACCACGCGGTCATGGAGCGGATCCTGCTGCCGGGTACGGCGCTGCTGGAGCTGGCCATCCGGGCAGGTGACGAGGTCGGCTGCGACCGGGTCGAAGAACTGACCCTTGCCGCACCGCTGTTGCTCCCGGAGCGCGGCGCCGTACGCGTACAGGTCGCGGTGGGCACCCCCGACGACGCCGGCCTCCGCTCCGTGGGGATCTACTCCCGCCCCGAGGACGCGCCGGACGACGCCCCCTGGACCCAGCACGCAAGCGGCGCGCTGGCCGAGGGCTCCGGTGCGCCGCAGAGCGAATCCGACGCGCGGCACGCGGCGTTCGACGCCACGGTCTGGCCGCCTAAGGACGCCGAGACCCTGGAACTGGACGGCTGCTACGAGCGGTTCGCCGACGCCGGGTTCGCCTACGGCCCGGTGTTCCAGGGGCTCCAGGCAGCCTGGCGGCGGGACGGCATGATCTTCGCCGAGGTGAGCCTGCCGGAGGACGCCGAGGGTGAGGCCGCCGCGTTCGGTCTGCATCCCGCGCTGCTCGACTCCGCCCTCCACGCCTCGCTGCTCGCCGGTGAGGACGAATCGGGCCCTGCCGCCCTCCCGTTCTCCTGGGCGGGCGTCTCGCTGCGGGCAAGCGGCGCTTCGGCGCTGCGGGTCCGGATCGCTCCCGCCGGGGACGGCGCCATGTCGATCACGGCCGCCGACACCTCCGGAGCGCCGGTCGCCTCGGTCGACACCCTCCTCGTACGGGCCGTGTCGGGTGAACAGTTGAACGCGACGGCCGGAACGGCGAAGGACGCGCTCTTCGTACAGAACTGGATTCCGGTGCCTGTGCCGTCAGATACGGGCGATCCCGGGTCTGTTGCCCTGGTTGGTCCTGACCGTTTCGGTCTCGCCGCCGGCGCTGACGGGACCGACGGCGGATCCGCCGCGGTCGTCGGGACGCACTCCGACCTCGCCGCACTGGCCGCGTCCGACGCGCCCGTACCGGATGTGGTCCTGGTCTCCGCCCTGGGCGAGTCGGCCGACGCCGTCCCGGCATCGGTACGGGCGCTCACGGCCTGGACGCTGGAGCACCTTCAGGGATGGCTCGACGAGGAACGGTTCGCCGGGTCGAAGCTGGTGTTCGTCACCCGAGGCGCGGTGGCGGTGGACGGTGGCGCCGTGGCCGATCTGGCGGCGGCCTCCGTCCGGGGCCTGGTCCGCTCGGCGCAGACCGAGAACCCCGGCTGCTTCGGTCTGCTGGACCTCGACCCCGCCGACTCCGCCGTCGGCACCGAGTTGCCCCCGCTGTCGGCGGCGCTCGGCTCGGACGAGCCGCAATGGGCCCTGCGCGGCGGGGAGTTCAGGGCCGCGCGGCTGGACAGGGCCGTACTCCCCGAGCCGGCGACCGCCGACGGTCACGACAGGGACGACAACGGCTGGGAGCGGGGTGGCACCGTCGTCGTCACCGGCGGTACCGGTGGTCTCGGCGGGATACTGGCCCGGCACCTGGCCGCCGAACACGGCGTACGCCGTCTGCTGCTGCTCAGCCGCCGGGGCCTCGGCGCCGACGGCGCGCACGACCTCGTACAGGAGCTGGAACAGCTCGGTGCCGAGGTCACGGCGGCAGCCTGTGACGCCGCCGACCGGGACACCCTGGCCGGGGTCCTGGCGGCGGTGGACCCGGCGCATCCGGTGTCGGCGGTCCTGCATTGCGCCGGTGTACTGGACGACGGGGTGATCCGCTCGCTGTCCCCGGCGCGGCTGGACACCGTACTGCGGCCGAAGGTCGACGCGGCATGGAACCTGCACGAGGTGACCCGCGGCCTGGATCTCTCCGCCTTCGTGGTGTTCTCCTCCGTGGCAGGGGTGTTCGGCGGCGCGGGGCAGGGCAACTACGCCGCTGCGAACACCTTCCTGGACGCGCTGATGGCACAGCGGCGGTCCGAGGGACTGCCCGGTGTGTCGCTGGCCTGGGGGCCGTGGGACCAGGCAGGCGGCATGACCGGCAGTGTCACCGAGGAGGACATGCGACGGCTGGCCCGCTCGGGTATGCCGGCGCTCTCCGCCGACGAGGGTGTGGCGCTGTTCGACGCGGCGCTCACCGCCGCTGAGGCGCTGGTCCTGCCCGTACGGCTGGATCTGCCGGCGCTCCGGGCGCAGGGCGAGATCCCGGCGCTGCTCAGGGGGCTGATCCGGACACCCGCCCGGCGGTCGGTCGCGACCGCCGAGCGGACGGCCGACTCGCTTGCCGAGCGGCTGACCGGACTGACCGAGGAGGAGCGCGGGGACGTCCTGCTGAAGCTGGTCCGCGACGAGGCGGCGCTGGTGCTCGGACACGCGGACGGGACGGCGGTCGGGGCGACCCGGCAGTTCCAGGAGCTGGGCTTCGACTCGTTGACGGCGGTGGACTTCCGCAACCGGCTCAACGCGGCCACCGGGCTGCGGCTGCCGGCCACGCTGCTGTTCGACTACCCCACCCCGGCCGATGTCGTGGACCATCTCCGCGGCCGGCTCGTGACGGAGGAGGCCACCGGCGTCGGATCGGTGCTCGCCGTCCTCGACCACCTGCAGAAGGCGATGACGGAGATGACCGTCGATGCCCAGGAATACAAGCATGTCGCCGGACGAATCGAGGTACTGAGGACGAAGTGGGCCGCGCAGGGCAAGGAATCGGCGAACGGCAGCGGCGAATTCGATCTCGAAGGGGCTTCGGACGACGATGTGTTCGCGCTTCTGGACGACGAGCTGGGTCTGTCCTGACCTGGTCCGTTCCCGGCTCCCCGCGGCTCGGCCCGGAGCCGGGGGCGGGGCCTGGCAAGTCGGCTCGCCGGGGGATCGTCGAGAGTCTAGGGAATTTCCCACTGTCCGTCCTAGTGGAATGGGGCGGTCGCCCACCGGGCCGAAACGCTCGGCCTACCGCTAGGAGGAGACGATGACGACGTCCACCGAGGAGAGCCTCTGGGCGCGCGGCTTCCACCCCGCGCCCGACAGTGCCAGACAGCTCTTCTGTTTCCCCCACGCGGGTGGCTCGGCGTCCTTCTACTTTCCCGTGTCCGCTCAACTGTCGTCCGTGGCAGAGGTGTTCGCGGTGCAGTACCCGGGCCGCCAGGACCGGCGCAAGGAGACGAGCCCCAGTGACATCGGGACCATGGCCGACCAGGTCTACGGGGCGCTGCGTGAGCGGCTCTTCGCCCGGCCGACGACGTTCTTCGGGCACAGCATGGGCGCGACGCTCGCTTTCGAGGTCACGCGGCGGTTCGAAGCCGACGGCGGCAAGCTCTCCCATCTGTTCGCCTCGGGGCGGCGCGCGCCGTCGCGCTTCCGGGACGAGGACGTGCACCGGCGCAGTGACGACGGGATCGTCGCCGAGCTGAAGCTGATGTCCGGCACCAACACGGAGCTGCTCGGCGACGAGGAGATCCTGCGGATGATCCTGCCCGCGATCCGCAGCGACTACGAGGCCATCGAGACGTACCGCTGTGAGCCGGGGACGGCGGTCCGGGCTCCGATCACCGCGCTGACCGGGGACAGCGACCCGAAGACCTCGCTGGACGAGGCCGAGGACTGGCGTGGGCACACCGGCGGACCCTTCGAGCTGAAGGTCTATCCCGGTGGCCACTTCTACCTCACCTCCCAGGCGCCGGCCGTGCTGTCGCTTCTGCGGGAGCACCTGTCCACCGGTGTCTAGGCCGGGTCGGCGAACAGGGCAAGTCCGTGAGTGGTCGTGCCCCTGAGGTCCCGGCCAACTCGCGACGCGTCGTACGCACGCGTGTTCCGTAGCGCCCCGGGTAGGCGAAATGCGGTGGCCTCGGCTCTGCGTATTCTGCTTCGCGCCGGGTAGCCACCCAGGTCCGGGCATCTGTTGTGTCCACGCCAAGTGAGGAGTTCTCGATGCTGGATCAGGCCGAGTTCGCGGGTTTGTCCAGCATCCTGGTCGGTCGTGCCGAAGAGTCGCGGCTGCTGGACCATCACACCGAAACGGCGCGGGCGGGACAGCCCGGACTGGTGATCGTGTCCGGCCCGGCCGGCATCGGGAAGTCCAGCCTGTTGGCTGCCTTCCTGGCCGGCGACGCGTGCCGCGGTGTGACCGCCCTGCACGCGGTCTGCGGCCCCGCCACGGCAAGCTCGGCATACGGCGCTGTCCGGGAGCTGTTCGGCCCGCTGCGGCTCGGTGGCGAGGACGCCGAGAATGCCGAAGGCGCGGAAGAAGCCGAGGAAGCAGCGGGCGCGGCGGACTCACCCCTGCTGCGAGGTGTCGCCCCCCGCGCGCGGTCCGTGCTCGGCGCCGACCCGGCCGGGGAAGGACAGCGGGGCCAGGACCTGTCCGGCCCCCCGGCCGCCTATCAGGTGCTGTACGGGCTGTACCGCCTCGCGGCGAACGTGATGGCGGAGCGCCCGCTCGTGCTCGTCCTCGACGACGTGCACCAATGCGACGAACACTCCCTGCGCTGGATCGATTTCCTGCTCCGGCGCGCGGACGACCTGCCGCTGCTCGTCGTGCTCGCCCGCCGCAGCGAGCACGAACCCGCCGCCCCCGCCGCTCTCGCGGAGATCACCGCGCAGCGCCGGCCCGCCGTGCTGCGGCTGGCGCCGCTGACGTACACGGACGTCGGGGAGATGGTGCGGCGGATCCTCCCGCTCGGCGCCGGTACGCACGTCCCCGCCCGCGGCCAACCCCCCGCTCCTGCCGCCGCCGTCACCGCCGCTACGGCGGACCCCGCCGAACGGACCTTCGTCGAGCAGGCCACGGCCGTCTCCGGCGGCAACCCCCGCACCCTCGGCCGGCTGCTGGACGCGCTGCGCGCCGAAGGCGTACGGCCGGACGAGCACGGGGTGGGCCGCGTCGCCGAGGTCGGCGGTGAGGTCGCCGCGGACTCGGTCCAGGGACTGCTGGACCGGCAGCCGCCCTGGGTGCGCGACGTGGCCACAGCCGTCGCCGTCCTCGGTGAGGAGTCAGCCGACCTGGTCGGCCCCCTCGTCGGGGTGGCCCCCACGCTCGTGGCGCGGGCCCTGCTGATCCTGCGGTGCGCCGGATTCGTCGCGCCGGACCGGACGGAGCTGATCCACGACTCGCTGCGCTCGGCCGTACTCGAACCGATCGGCGCCCACGGTCTGGCCCAACTCCGCACCAGGGCAGCGCTGTTGCTCAGCGACGCAGGCCGGCCCGCCGAGCATGCCGCCGGTCAGCTCATGCTGCTGCCCGCGCTGCCGCAGTCCTGGATGCCGGACGTGCTCAGGGACGCGGCGGACCAGGCCGGCAGCCGGGGCGCGCCCGACACGGCGGTGCGGTATCTGTACCGGGTGCTGGAGGCGGAGCCGGACAGTGTGCGGCTGCGCCTCCAGATGGCCAAGTCGCTGGCGGAGAGCGATCCGCCGCACGCCATCCGGCTGCTGGACGAGGCGCTGGCCCGCTCCGACGACATCCGCACCAAGGCGAAGGTCGCCGTCCAGTACGGCATGACCTGCCTCGCCGTACAGAAGTCACGCACCGGGGTACGGGTCGTCGAAGAGGCCCTGACGGACCTGGACGCCGGACTCGGGACCGGCACCTGCCCCGTCGACCCGGCCGACCGCGAACTGCGCACCCAGCTCGAATCAGTTCTGCTGATCGTCGGGGCGAGGGAGAAGACGACGATCTCCACGGTCCGCGACCGGGCCGAGCGGCTGACCGCCCCGCCCGGCGACACCCCGGCCGAGCGCCAGATGCTCTCCATGATGACCGTGCTGAACGCGATGGGGGGCCACTCCGCCGAGCAGACGGTCGAACAGGCCCGCCGGGCTCTGCGGTTCCAGGGATGCGAGCTGGAGAGCTGGCTGCTGATCACCTCGGCCTTCGCCCTCACCCTCGCCGACGAGGTCGGTGAGGCCCTGGACGCGCTGGACCGCCTTCTCCAGTACGGCCAGGACAACGGCGCCGTCTGGACCTACGTGGCCGCCCTGTCCGCCCGGGCCCTGCTGCTGCACAACATGGGCGCTATCCCCGACGCGCTCGCCGACGCCCAGACGTCGATCGAGATCATCACCCAGGAGAACTGGCGCGACAGCGCGCCGCTCGCGCAGGCCGCGCTCGCGACCGTACTGGTCGACCGGGGCGAGCCCGAACGGGCCGAGGAACTGCTGGCCGGTATCAAGCCCCCGTCCCTCGACCGTTTCGTCATCGAACATCACTGGTACCTGATGGCCCGCGCCCGCGCCCGGCGGGCACTCGGCGACCCGGAGGCGGCGCTCGGTCTGTACCTGCGGTGCGGCGAGTCCCTGGCACAGGCCCGCTTCACCAACCCGGCGTTCCTGCCCTGGTGGGCGGAGGCCGCGTGTCTGCTGGCGGGCATGAACCGGGCCGACGAGGCCCGGGAAATCATCGAGTACAGCAGCGAGTTGGCCGCGCGGTGGGGAACACCGCGGGTACGGGGCCTCGCCGTGCTGGCCGACGGGATGACCACTCCGGGCGGGGCCGGCGTCGAGCTGATCACCGAATCGGTCCGGCTCCTGGCCGATTCGCCCGCCCGGGGCGAACACGCCAAGGCCGAGTACCTCCTCGGCCGGGCCCTGCTGAAGACCGGTGACCAGCGCGCGGCCCGCGAACACCTGCGCACCGCCGCCGACCTCGCCCAGCGCTGCGGCGCCCTCGCGCTCGCCGGGGACTCGCGCAAGCTGCTGGTCACCGCGGGCGGCAGGATGCGCAAGATGAGCGCCTGTCCGCTGGACATGCTGACCGCGATGGAACGCAGGGTGGCGGGACTGGCCGCCGACGGAGCGAGCAACCGGTCCATAGCGGAGTCCCTCTTCGTCACCGTACGGACCGTGGAGACGCATCTGACGAGCGTCTACCGGAAACTCGGTGTCAGCCGCCGTACCGAACTCGGCGCCGTCCTGCACACACCCGACATCCCCGACAGACAACCACCTGG is from Streptomyces sp. NBC_00370 and encodes:
- a CDS encoding thioesterase II family protein, with the translated sequence MTTSTEESLWARGFHPAPDSARQLFCFPHAGGSASFYFPVSAQLSSVAEVFAVQYPGRQDRRKETSPSDIGTMADQVYGALRERLFARPTTFFGHSMGATLAFEVTRRFEADGGKLSHLFASGRRAPSRFRDEDVHRRSDDGIVAELKLMSGTNTELLGDEEILRMILPAIRSDYEAIETYRCEPGTAVRAPITALTGDSDPKTSLDEAEDWRGHTGGPFELKVYPGGHFYLTSQAPAVLSLLREHLSTGV
- a CDS encoding helix-turn-helix transcriptional regulator — its product is MLDQAEFAGLSSILVGRAEESRLLDHHTETARAGQPGLVIVSGPAGIGKSSLLAAFLAGDACRGVTALHAVCGPATASSAYGAVRELFGPLRLGGEDAENAEGAEEAEEAAGAADSPLLRGVAPRARSVLGADPAGEGQRGQDLSGPPAAYQVLYGLYRLAANVMAERPLVLVLDDVHQCDEHSLRWIDFLLRRADDLPLLVVLARRSEHEPAAPAALAEITAQRRPAVLRLAPLTYTDVGEMVRRILPLGAGTHVPARGQPPAPAAAVTAATADPAERTFVEQATAVSGGNPRTLGRLLDALRAEGVRPDEHGVGRVAEVGGEVAADSVQGLLDRQPPWVRDVATAVAVLGEESADLVGPLVGVAPTLVARALLILRCAGFVAPDRTELIHDSLRSAVLEPIGAHGLAQLRTRAALLLSDAGRPAEHAAGQLMLLPALPQSWMPDVLRDAADQAGSRGAPDTAVRYLYRVLEAEPDSVRLRLQMAKSLAESDPPHAIRLLDEALARSDDIRTKAKVAVQYGMTCLAVQKSRTGVRVVEEALTDLDAGLGTGTCPVDPADRELRTQLESVLLIVGAREKTTISTVRDRAERLTAPPGDTPAERQMLSMMTVLNAMGGHSAEQTVEQARRALRFQGCELESWLLITSAFALTLADEVGEALDALDRLLQYGQDNGAVWTYVAALSARALLLHNMGAIPDALADAQTSIEIITQENWRDSAPLAQAALATVLVDRGEPERAEELLAGIKPPSLDRFVIEHHWYLMARARARRALGDPEAALGLYLRCGESLAQARFTNPAFLPWWAEAACLLAGMNRADEAREIIEYSSELAARWGTPRVRGLAVLADGMTTPGGAGVELITESVRLLADSPARGEHAKAEYLLGRALLKTGDQRAAREHLRTAADLAQRCGALALAGDSRKLLVTAGGRMRKMSACPLDMLTAMERRVAGLAADGASNRSIAESLFVTVRTVETHLTSVYRKLGVSRRTELGAVLHTPDIPDRQPPGWAFESRRQS